Proteins encoded by one window of Misgurnus anguillicaudatus chromosome 4, ASM2758022v2, whole genome shotgun sequence:
- the foxi1 gene encoding forkhead box protein I1, translating to MFLEGERIMNAFGQQPTNQQPLQHHNAQDILDMTVYCDTNFSMYQQNLHHHHSQRPPAHPSGYGLGEYASPGTNPYLWMNGPGIASSPYLSGPNGGSYIQSGFGSNQRQFLPPPTGFGSADLGWLSISSQQELFKMVRPPYSYSALIAMAIQNAQDKKLTLSQIYQYVADNFPFYKKSKAGWQNSIRHNLSLNDCFKKVARDEDDPGKGNYWTLDPNCEKMFDNGNFRRKRKRRSDGNNGSASLSVKTEDALKLADTASLMSPSPQSLQNSPTSSESKSSPSPSAEHSPCFNNFIGNMNSIMAGNSSGIRSRDVSSGPLGDFTHGMSGHEVAPPSEHSHLNTNRLNYYTASHNNSGLINSLSNHFSVNNLIYTREGTEV from the exons ATGTTTTTAGAGGGAGAACGGATTATGAACGCGTTTGGGCAGCAGCCGACGAATCAGCAGCCCCTTCAGCATCATAACGCGCAGGACATCCTGGACATGACCGTGTACTGCGACACCAACTTCAGCATGTACCAACAGAACCTCCACCATCATCACTCGCAAAGGCCACCTGCGCACCCATCCGGCTATGGACTTGGCGAGTACGCATCACCCGGAACCAACCCTTACCTGTGGATGAACGGTCCGGGTATTGCCTCTTCCCCATACCTCTCGGGTCCGAACGGAGGGTCCTACATTCAGTCGGGATTTGGGTCGAACCAGCGGCAGTTTCTTCCTCCTCCCACGGGATTTGGAAGCGCGGATCTCGGGTGGCTCTCCATTTCAAGCCAGCAAGAACTTTTCAAGATGGTCAGACCACCTTATTCCTACTCAGCACTCATTGCCATGGCTATCCAGAACGCACAGGACAAAAAACTGACGCTCAGTcagatttatcaatatgtggCTGACAATTTTCCATTTTACAAGAAAAGCAAAGCTGGGTGGCAAAACTCCATTAGACACAATTTGTCATTGAACGATTGCTTCAAGAAAGTTGCGAGAGATGAGGACGACCCTG gCAAAGGAAATTACTGGACTCTGGACCCCAACTGCGAAAAAATGTTCGACAATGGAAACTTCAGAAGGAAGAGAAAGAGAAGATCTGATGGAAACAATGGAAGCGCCAGTCTATCAGTCAAAACCGAGGACGCGCTCAAATTGGCGGATACCGCAAGCCTGATGAGCCCTTCACCGCAGAGTCTCCAAAACTCTCCAACTTCCAGCGAATCTAAATCCTCTCCTTCGCCGTCCGCGGAGCACAGCCCCTGTTTTAACAACTTTATTGGTAACATGAACTCAATAATGGCAGGAAACAGCAGTGGGATCAGAAGCAGAGACGTCTCCTCTGGACCTTTAGGGGATTTTACGCATGGCATGTCTGGACATGAGGTGGCACCTCCATCAGAACATAGTCATCTCAACACCAACAGACTAAACTACTACACTGCATCCCATAATAACAGCGGCTTGATCAACTCACTCTCCAACCATTTCAGTGTTAATAATCTCATATACACCCGGGAGGGAACAGAAGTGTAG
- the LOC129420504 gene encoding sushi, nidogen and EGF-like domain-containing protein 1 gives MKIILMLISILSMNSVTTGQTGIFYPFGSDAGDVNNIGIEDENSTYVGLLSPFVFFGRMYNQIYINSNGHLTFNHPSPVFVPDSLPSNGSEDVIAALWTDIDISQNGNISYQEYTTGSVLTQATQDINQYFPDLSFTATCVFVATWDKVAYYYHSGTETSFQVVLISDGNLSFIMMNYGDIAVTANIVQAGYDTINSTNYFLIPESNNGSSISNLKYSSNVNVPGRWVLRVDGKADQNIETVIGLQMRVISYSDLAEIQNVAYVMEKIKQELVHQGLPSSVELNLRRVEKMKP, from the exons ATGAAAATTATCCTGATGTTAATATCAATCCTGTCAATGA ATAGTGTGACAACAGGCCAGACAG GGATTTTCTATCCATTTGGCTCAGATGCAGGAGACGTTAATAATATTGGTATTGAAGACGAAAACTCAACTTATGTTGGCCTGTTAAGTCCATTTGTTTTCTTTGGCCGCATGTACAACCAGATATAC ATCAATAGTAATGGGCATCTTACATTCAACCACCCTTCACCGGTGTTCGTTCCTGATTCTCTGCCCAGTAATGGAAGTGAAGATGTCATTGCCGCTCTCTGGACGGACATTGACATCAGTCAAAATGGTAATATTTCATATCAAGAGTACACAACTGGAAGTGTCCTCACCCAAGCTACTCAAGACATAAACCAGTATTTCCCTGATCTGAGCTTTACCGCAACTTGCGTCTTTGTTGCAACATGGGATAAAGTGGCATATTATTATCACTCGGGCACG GAAACCTCCTTTCAAGTGGTTTTAATTTCAGACGGCAATTTGTCTTTTATTATGATGAATTATGGTGACATTGCTGTGACAGCAAATATAGTGCAG GCTGGTTATGACACAATAAACTCTACAAATTATTTTCTTATTCCTGAGTCAAACAATGGGAGCTCCATTTCAAATCTTAAGTACTCCAGTAATGTAAACGTTCCTGGTCGTTGGGTCTTAAGGGTGGACGGTAAAGCAGATCAAAACATAG AAACTGTCATTGGACTTCAGATGAGAGTTATCTCATATTCAGATCTAGCAGAGATTCAAAACGTTGCGTACGTTATGGAAAAA ATAAAACAGGAGCTGGTTCATCAAGGTCTTCCAAGCAGCGTGGAGCTGAATTTAAGAAGAGTGGAAAAAATGAAGCCTTAA